CATATTCGGGTCGTTCAATATGTGCTGGTACTTCCCTAATCGGGGACCTTCTTCCAGGGACAATCGGTGCGCGCATAGTAGACATGACCACCATGCTAGTCCCCCGGGTTTGTGTTAAGGGTAATCGCCCGGGGCGCTCAAGGTTTTTTGCTTTACGACGCGTCTTCCACCGGCACGATGTCACTGGCAGCCCGAAGCTCATCAAGGCGTACAAAGAATTGATCAGTCACGGCCGTTGCCGCTTCCGATCCACCACCAAGCACAACGAGGGTGGCAAAGGCAATATCGTCTTCGCGGTACCCTGTGAACCACGCATGGGAGCCTTCATTGATTTCGGCTTCACCAGTCTTTGCATAAATCTGACCACCGGTTTGGCGCATTCCCCGAGCGGTACCGTCGTTGACCACAGATCGCATCATGGACTGCACAGAGCTGAGCACGCCAGGATCCAGCGGGGCAACTTCTTCGCTCATCTCCGTCTCATGGCCGGAGATGAGGATTGGAGTGGGAACAGATCCGGTCGCAGCCGTTGACGCCACCAGCACCATGCCAAAGGGACTGGACAGATCCAGGCCCTGTCCATAACCAGACTCCGTGCGATCAAGCGTGATCTCACCCTCAGGAACAGAACCGGTCATGGTGTCCAACCCTGGGATGGTGTAATCAATACCCAAACCAAATTGCTTCGCCACATTCTGCAGCTGACCTGGCTCCAAGTTGGTGGAGATATCCGCAAAGGTGGTATTGCAAGAATTGGCAAAGGCATCATCCAACGTCGTGTTTCCCAGAGAGAACCCGTTGTAGTTGGTGACAACACGGCCGTAGATATTCATGCTGCCCGGGCACGGAACGATGCTGTCCGGGCTTAATCCCTGGTACATGATGCCGGCGGCTGCGGTGATGATCTTAAAAGTCGATCCGGGAGGGTACTGACCCATGAGCGCCACGTCGCCGTCTTTATCTGCCTCATCAGTTTGAGCGACCGCGAGGATTTCTCCCGTCGATGGTCGCATGGCCACGATCATGGCTTTCATCTCTGGTCTAAGATCCACGGCTTCTTCAGCGGCGCGCTGCACATCGTGATCCAAACTGATGCGGACACTGGGTGCGAGTTCTGGTGCGTTATAGGAAATATCATCGATGATGGCGCCATCACTGGTCACGATCGATGCCCGCCAACCATTGGAACCATCCAACTCTTCATCGACGATCCGAGACACGCGCGCCACAATGTCTGGGGCAAAACCTGGATCGGTGGCCACCATCGCGGCCTCCTCATTGAAAATAAGACCCGGGATCCCTGCCAAATCCTGGCTCATCCGCGCGCCCAGATTGGCGTCGACAGTGGTGAGCGAATAGGTGGAGGTGCCGATATTGTCCAAGATGTCTTCAGCACTGATGGTTCGAACGTTTTCATCAGCCGCGTTGGCTACACGCAAGTACTCTGCCACGCGATTGACTACGACTGCTGAGTCCCCCTCTGCCGGATCAACAAGTACTCGATAAATACTTCCCGGCGCAAGAACCGGTGCACCATCGGAGGAAATCACGTTTGCGCGCTGAGCTTGGATCGCGCGCAATTCCAAGTGCTGGTTGGCGCCCATTTTGGGATGCACGAGGGATGGCTCCCAACGCACCGTCCATTCATCGCGCATTTTTGTCAACGTCATGGAGGAGTCGTAGGCGAGCTCGCGATCGCGGGGTAGTTTCCACACGACAGAGAAATTGGCGGTGGCGATAGTATCGCGGGAATCCACGGAATCCAATGTTAGCTCAACGCTATCGGCTTGAAGTCCGTCGAAACTGCTGGACAGCATGGACGTGGCAAGATCAGCTTGGTCGGTGATCTCTGAGATGGTGTCAAAATTTTGTGTCGCCCATGCATCAAGGAAATCTTGAGCAACCGGATCGGCGGTATCTGGACGGGGTGTGCATGCAACGAGGCTGCCTCCAGCAACTGCCACCGTCATACACAGTGCCAACATCGACCTGCGCTGCGCCTTCTTCATGGGTGAAGATTAGCAGTGTTAGCGGTGTAGTTTGCCGATCAACACGAGCTAGATGATGCCTCGTTGGCGGGCTTCTGCCACCGCTGCGGTTCTCGATGTGACATCAAGTTTGGTAAACACATGCCCCATGTGGCTTTTAACCGTAGCTTCTGTGAGAAACAGTTTTTTGCCGATCTCCCTGTTGCTTTGCCCTTGTGACACCAACGTGAGGACTTCAATCTCCCTGGCGGTCAGCGCCGTCATAGGATTGTTCATGCGTCCCATGATCTTGCTGGCTACCTGGCGCGATAACACCGACTCACCACGAGCGGCATCGCGTACTCCGCTGATGAGATCTTCAGGAGAACTATCTTTTAGCAGATATCCCACTGCCCCTGCGGATACCGCGCCAACTACATCGCCGTCGGTGGAATAGTTGGTCACTACCAAAACCTGAGGTGGATTGGGAAGGGCACGAATCCTCCGCGTCGCCTCAACTCCCCCGGCTACGGCATCGCCTGGTTGATCCCCAAAACGCAGGTCCATGAGCACCACATCGATGCCACCTTGTTCCACCGCTGCGACGGCGTCATCGGGTGTTCCCACCATGTGGACGATCTCAAAGTCATCTTCAGCTGTCAAGAGTGAAGCAAGCCCGGCGCGTACCACGGGGTGGTCATCGGCAAGCAAAATACGAATCATGAACCTGTTCCTTGGGAAGTTGTGGTATGTGGAACCCTCACTGAAATGCCTGTTCCGTGGCCGGGTGTAGATTCAATAATCAACGAGCCTCCGATCTTTTCAGCGCGGCGTTGTGCAGTGGGCAGGCCGACGGAAGGTGTGCGTAGAACGTCGGCAACATCGAATCCTCTGCCATCATCGATGACATCTAATAGCACTTGGTCATCTTGATACGTCAGCGTCATTTTCGCTGAGGTCGCCTCCGCGTGTCTTAAGACATTACCTACCAGGGTCTGCGCAATTCTCAGTATTTCTGCCTCAAGATCATCGGGCAAAGCGCGGGGAACGCCATCGACTTCAAAACTCAACCGCTGCCCTAACGGTGTGGTGGAGGCAAGCCTGGCCAGTGCTACCTGAAGATCCGCGCCCACCAATGGTTGGGGTTGCAGAGCTGCAATAATATTGCGTGTCTCTGCAAGGTTATTGGCCGTCGTTTCGCGGGCAAGGCGAACCTGCGCAAGAGCCTGGGGATCCTCGATGCGCTTTTCGGCAGCGTGCAGCAGCATCTGAATTGACGATAGTCCCTGCGCGACGGTGTCATGAATCTCGCCCGCTATGCGGGCTCGCTCTGCCTGTTCACCGGCGCTTTTCGACGCCCGGATTGCGGTGGCGCGCGCGTCGACAAGCTCTTTTAATGTCTGTGCCAATAACTGAAAGCTAATCCCTAAAACCCACGCGATAATCGCCCCGAGAATAGGGCCGGTGACTACACCGACGGAAAAACCTAGGTGCATGGCTAGAGTCGCGATGGCGATGGCTGTTAGCAGTGCCACTATGAGCGCCGACCTCAACGGCGAGGTGATCAAAACAATGAGGAAAAACATTGGGAAAACCAGATACGCAGGTTCCGGACCATCCCAGATCAAGCTTGCCCACAACACGCTGAGCAGCGCAAACCACAACAGGCGGTGGCTTTTGAATGGTGGGTTTGGAACGACGCCTAAAACATAGACGATGCCGTAGGCAAAGCTTAAAACCCATACCCCCCAGTGGCTCGCCCGCCAACACACGAGAATGAGCAGGACGGTGATGAGCAGGTGTAAACCCCAGGCGAGAACATGTTCAATTCGGTTGAGTGTCGCGAGGCTGGTTTTCACCTTCGCCACGATAGTCCAACCTGGTTGGACGAGGAATCCGACTTTGGTCGGAGGTGATGAGTCGACTACAGCCCGATTAAACCCCGCGCGCCGCGGACAAAACTAAGAGGCATGTTTCAAGGACTCAAAGAACTTTCCGCCGCTAAAGGCCGCACGCTGCTGATCACCGTGACCGTCGGGCTCATCGCCATTTTGGTCAGCTTTCTCTCAGCGCTTACTGCAGGACTTGGCCATCAATCCGTTTCCGCGTTGAGGGAACTCGCAGGCGAGGACAACCTCATCCTCGCTGATTCCGGCAGCACCACCCTTTCTGCCTCAACGTTGACTCAAGAACAAGTAGACTCACTGGTCTCCTCCGATGCACGGCTGCTGTGGCAGGTGCGTGACCGCGTGGGTGATTCCCCAGTCATGCTGCTGAACAGCTCTTCGCTTAAGCCCGGTGAAATTTCCATTCCTGCCTCCCTCGATCCAACCTCCACGGCGTCGCAATACCATGCAACTGCAGTTGTGGATACAGCCAACGATGTGTACTTGGACCACCTGCCGGTTGTCGAGATGAATACCTCCGACCTTTCCGCATTGGCGCAAGTACGAGGTGTGCAAGGGCCAGCGGGAGCTTTTCTTGCGGATACATCATCAGCTCCATCCGGCACCGTGGCACTGTCCGGATCCGAGCGGTGGAACGCCTCCGCCTCCTACCAGGGCGAACAAACTTCCTTGAATCTTATGATCGTCATGCTGTACATCATCTCCGCGTTGGTTCTCGGAGCATTTTTCACCGTGTGGACAATCCAACGCCTCCGCGGCATCGCGATATCCAGTGCTTTGGGAGCAGCCCGCCGAGTTCTCATCGCCGACGCATTAGGCCAAGCTGTCATCGTCTTGCTTGTGGGAATTGTGGCAGGAACGCTTTTTACAGTGGCAACTGCTGTGGGCATTGGAGAGACTCTCCCCGTCGTCATCGACCCCACCACCACTTTGCTGCCCGCCCTCATTTTGGCAACTGCTGGCCTGTTGGGAGCAGCAATTTCCCTTGGCCCCATCCTGCGCGTTGAGCCTCGCTCCGCGTTGATGACCGCTTAAATTCTTCATTTCGAAAGGACACTTGTCATGTCATTGACCGTTCGTAACCTCAACCTCACCGTCGCTGACGGTTCGACCACCCGCATTCTCCTACACAATGTGTCGTTGAACGTGGCACCAGGCGAAGTCGTAGGCATTACCGGCCCGTCCGGCTCAGGAAAGTCCACGTTGCTGGGAGTTCTGGGAGCATTGCAAAAACCAGACTCTGGATCTGCATTCCTCTCCTGTGAGGGCAACGAGCTCGACCTGCTTGCCCCCACCACCGGCGCGCAGAGCGCTGCTCTACGACGCAACCACATCGGCATCGTCTTCCAGCAACCCAACCTGCTGCCGTCTTTAAAGGTGATCGACCAACTGCTTCTGATACCGCGCTTGGGTCGAGTCCTCCCCCTTTCGCGTGCTGTCGCTTCTGCAGCCCGGGCAAAAGCTCAGGAGTTGCTCACCGCTGTTGGCCTGGGAGATCTGGCTGATAGGAAAATTACTTCACTATCAGGTGGGCAGCAAGCCCGCGTCAACGTGGCACGCGCGCTGATGAATGAACCCCAGCTCCTGCTTGTCGACGAACCGACCGCCGCCCTCGACCAACATGCTGCTAGCGAAGTCACCGAGCTCATCGTGTCCATGGCTCACCGATACAACGCCCCCACACTGTATGTCAGCCACGACCTGGCTCAAGTTCAGGCTCTCGACCGCTCGATTGAGCTTATCGACGGACGACTCCAAGCCTCTGCTCTCCAAGAAGCAGGTTCCTAGAGTAAGACCGGGCTTCTTTTGACGTTTGTGGGTGGATTACCTCAGAAAAGCGGGAGGATCGCACTGATTATTTTTTGACCCACTCAATGAATGAAACGAGGTGGAAACGCACTGTATTCGCGACTCTAGGAGCCACTCTTTTGTTCTGATCTGTGACTCGCGCCAGCAGTTGGGCATTGCAGATTTCTAGTTAAATTTCGGTGGGCATTGGAATGGTAAAGCCCCCGAACCAAATCCGTGTCCATAATCCCGCGCCGGATCGAAGCAAGTCTTCAGTGACTGCTTCGCTAGCAATGAATAACGGAACTCTGATGTGTGAAAATTCTGTGGTCCCTACAAATATTTCGCTACCTTACGGATCACCTTTACGTTGGCGCTCGTTTAGCACTCCGCTCCCACCCCAGGGACACGTGAATTCGTAATCAACTTCCACTAATTGACCGGATTCAAAAAGAACTGTCCCCTGGCAGGGAGGCAACTATTTCCACACTGCTCGCAGCCTTGTTGCCCAAGTCGCCCTTGGTTTCGCTGTTTGCCTGATGCAACTACCACTACTTAAACGGAAAACATAGACCAAAAGCAAGATTTTATGGGAAATACGAGCAGAAAACGTGACGTTTTAGATGCCCGTTGAAGCGGCTTTCCGAGACCCATATAAAAGCCAATCGATAAAGTCGACGCCTCGAACGGGCACCTGATGATTACTACTTAGTAACCTTTACTTCGGCTTTCATACCCGATGCGCTAGCGGCAGCGAGAACATCTGGATCCATCTCTTCTGCAAGGCGCATTGCCTCTTCGATGAGGGTTTCCACGATTTGGGACTCAGGAACAGTCTTGATCACTTCTCCCTTTACAAAGATCTGGCCCTTGCCGTTACCGGAGGCCACGCCAAGGTCAGCGTCGCGAGCCTCGCCGGGGCCGTTCACAACACAACCCATGACAGCAACGCGCAATGGAA
The window above is part of the Corynebacterium deserti GIMN1.010 genome. Proteins encoded here:
- a CDS encoding response regulator, encoding MIRILLADDHPVVRAGLASLLTAEDDFEIVHMVGTPDDAVAAVEQGGIDVVLMDLRFGDQPGDAVAGGVEATRRIRALPNPPQVLVVTNYSTDGDVVGAVSAGAVGYLLKDSSPEDLISGVRDAARGESVLSRQVASKIMGRMNNPMTALTAREIEVLTLVSQGQSNREIGKKLFLTEATVKSHMGHVFTKLDVTSRTAAVAEARQRGII
- a CDS encoding FtsX-like permease family protein, with protein sequence MFQGLKELSAAKGRTLLITVTVGLIAILVSFLSALTAGLGHQSVSALRELAGEDNLILADSGSTTLSASTLTQEQVDSLVSSDARLLWQVRDRVGDSPVMLLNSSSLKPGEISIPASLDPTSTASQYHATAVVDTANDVYLDHLPVVEMNTSDLSALAQVRGVQGPAGAFLADTSSAPSGTVALSGSERWNASASYQGEQTSLNLMIVMLYIISALVLGAFFTVWTIQRLRGIAISSALGAARRVLIADALGQAVIVLLVGIVAGTLFTVATAVGIGETLPVVIDPTTTLLPALILATAGLLGAAISLGPILRVEPRSALMTA
- a CDS encoding sensor histidine kinase, with protein sequence MKTSLATLNRIEHVLAWGLHLLITVLLILVCWRASHWGVWVLSFAYGIVYVLGVVPNPPFKSHRLLWFALLSVLWASLIWDGPEPAYLVFPMFFLIVLITSPLRSALIVALLTAIAIATLAMHLGFSVGVVTGPILGAIIAWVLGISFQLLAQTLKELVDARATAIRASKSAGEQAERARIAGEIHDTVAQGLSSIQMLLHAAEKRIEDPQALAQVRLARETTANNLAETRNIIAALQPQPLVGADLQVALARLASTTPLGQRLSFEVDGVPRALPDDLEAEILRIAQTLVGNVLRHAEATSAKMTLTYQDDQVLLDVIDDGRGFDVADVLRTPSVGLPTAQRRAEKIGGSLIIESTPGHGTGISVRVPHTTTSQGTGS
- a CDS encoding penicillin-binding transpeptidase domain-containing protein, coding for MKKAQRRSMLALCMTVAVAGGSLVACTPRPDTADPVAQDFLDAWATQNFDTISEITDQADLATSMLSSSFDGLQADSVELTLDSVDSRDTIATANFSVVWKLPRDRELAYDSSMTLTKMRDEWTVRWEPSLVHPKMGANQHLELRAIQAQRANVISSDGAPVLAPGSIYRVLVDPAEGDSAVVVNRVAEYLRVANAADENVRTISAEDILDNIGTSTYSLTTVDANLGARMSQDLAGIPGLIFNEEAAMVATDPGFAPDIVARVSRIVDEELDGSNGWRASIVTSDGAIIDDISYNAPELAPSVRISLDHDVQRAAEEAVDLRPEMKAMIVAMRPSTGEILAVAQTDEADKDGDVALMGQYPPGSTFKIITAAAGIMYQGLSPDSIVPCPGSMNIYGRVVTNYNGFSLGNTTLDDAFANSCNTTFADISTNLEPGQLQNVAKQFGLGIDYTIPGLDTMTGSVPEGEITLDRTESGYGQGLDLSSPFGMVLVASTAATGSVPTPILISGHETEMSEEVAPLDPGVLSSVQSMMRSVVNDGTARGMRQTGGQIYAKTGEAEINEGSHAWFTGYREDDIAFATLVVLGGGSEAATAVTDQFFVRLDELRAASDIVPVEDAS
- a CDS encoding ABC transporter ATP-binding protein; its protein translation is MSLTVRNLNLTVADGSTTRILLHNVSLNVAPGEVVGITGPSGSGKSTLLGVLGALQKPDSGSAFLSCEGNELDLLAPTTGAQSAALRRNHIGIVFQQPNLLPSLKVIDQLLLIPRLGRVLPLSRAVASAARAKAQELLTAVGLGDLADRKITSLSGGQQARVNVARALMNEPQLLLVDEPTAALDQHAASEVTELIVSMAHRYNAPTLYVSHDLAQVQALDRSIELIDGRLQASALQEAGS